The Niabella beijingensis genomic interval TTACCAAAGTCGGCCCCCACCGTGGTCTTGGGTGCATCTACCCGGGAAAGCAACGGCTGCCGCAGAAGATTACCGGAGCTTTTCTCTACCAGCAGGAAATAATTTTTAAATGGTATAATGGTGGCATACTTATCCCAGAAATCACCCAGCCACCACTCTTCCCAGACCGGGCTGGCCTGGTGCATGGTCAGATCGGGTTCCCATTTAAAATAGAACAACCCTGCCCAGTAAGGATAATTACGCACCACAATATCGGTTTCATTGATATAGTACCAGGATTCACTGGCATTCCAGTCGACACCGATCACTTTCGGAACCGGATCAAAACTGCCGTCCGCTTTCGGTGAATAAAGATTCAGGTCATTGTTCTTATGCCGGGCAACCAGTGTGTTCTGCCGTCCCCTTGCCAGTATGATGCGGTCTTTGTTCGCCCAGTCGAGCACCGGCCCCAGCGACAATACCTTCTGACGGGGTTCAATTGCTGCCACGTAAGAACGGGTAAAGATGTAATAAGTGGTACCATTGATATTGCTGATGGGCTGTCCACCTGCTGCTGTAACACCCAGGGGTAACATATACGAACGAAAGGGCTCCACATCACTGGTTCTAATATGCAGCGATAAGGTGGCTGTCGACCGTTGTCCCCTGGGGATCACGGCATGCTGCTCAAACTGGTAACTGCCGCCCGGCAGAGGGGCATAGTCCGTATTGTACCGCTCGTTAAAACTGTCTACCAGCGCCGGCTTCACCTCAAACTGGATCGCCAGATCGCTCGCTGCCGGTGAAATGCCGCCCAGGTATGCATTGTAAGAAAAGGCATAGGTGGTATCTGCAAGCGGCAGGCCGGTGGTATAGGGATTGTTTACAACCGCACGCGGCATATAAACATTCGCATATTGTCCTGGATCCGGCACGTCAACGTTTACGGGAGGTTCTTTGCTGCAGGAAAATAAGGCCAGCGCCAGGATGATATAGCTGTATATATTTTTTTTCATTGATGTATTTTTTAAAAATGAACACCTGTCTACCAACTCTGGTTCTGCACCAGGTTCGGATTCTTATTGATTTCTGCCTGCTGGATCGGCCACAGATAATGCTTGGGCGCCACGAAGACCCTTTTTTCGATAACGGTCCTTTTATAAAAAGCGTCGTCCTGCAAACCTGTTCCCGCAGCTATGTTCATACCGTGGATTTCTTTATTATCCAGGTTCTGTGCGATCTTCCAGCGGTGTGTGTCAAAATACCGGTGTGCTTCAAAAGCCATTTCGATCCTTCTTTCATGGCGTATCTTTTCCCGCATCCCATCCCTGGATAATCCAGCAGGCAATCCCGGCAGGCCGGCACGGTTGCGGATGGCATCCACATATTTATATACATCGGCAACCGGACCTTCTGCTTCATTCAGTGCTTCCGCATAATTCAGGTACTGTTCCCCCAACCGGTAATAAATAAATGTATTTAATGAAAACCGGTTCTGGATGATATCCGAGTTCGGATCCACACATTTTTTTTGCAGATAGCCCGAGATGCAGTAATCCGACCCGGCAGAGCCTTTGCCATCTTTTCCTGAATTCCAGAGTTCGATTTTCCGTCCCTTCCATTCGGCCCCGCTGAAATTGATGCTGGCATAAAAACGGGGTTCCCTGTTGGTGTACATCTTCCTTATACCCGGCCTCCATCTTGATGAGTCCTTGGTATCTGTAGCATACCCGGTTTCAACATATCCGGATGAGGTATTAATAACCGGTGATCCATCAGTGTTGTAACCGATGATCGGAGCCATTCCATTGTCCATTTCATAGGCGTCCACCAGTTCCTGCAAGGGGCAGAAGATGGAAAAACCGCCATAGCCCAGGGGATTGGAACACCGCTCAAAGTGACTGTTAAAGCCCAGTAACCGGGCATACAACACTTCTTCGTTGTTCCGCACAAGAAACAGTTGCTGATAATTTTTAACCGGGTCGTTATCAGAAGAACGGTATAAGCGATAGCCCGCGGCCTCACATTCATCAATACACTGTTTTGCAGCGTTGGCTGCTGCCCGCCAGCGTTGCGCGTCATAGCCGGGAAATAATTTCAGCCCGTCCCTGTTCGCCACATTCGCATAATCGGGGTTGCCGTTCCACAGCGGGCTGGCCATATAAAGCAATGCCTGTGCCTTAAGCGCGAGCGCCGTGGCCCGCGTAACCCGGCCGATCTTATCCAGTGAAACTTTCATGGGCAGGTCTGCCGCTGCCCGGTCGCAATCAGCAGCAATAAAACCGATCACGGAATCGATCGGGCTCCGGTGTATCTGGTAAAAATCATCATCCAGTTTATAGGTATGATCAGCGATCGGAATGGGGCCATGGATCCGGGCCAGGAAAAAATGATACATCGCACGCAGCAGTATCGCCTCGGCTTTCCAGGTCTTCTTTTCGGTAGCATCCATTGGTACCCGATCCACATTATCGATAAAGATATTCGTCTTGCGGATGCCTTCATACATATAGCCCCAGATGTCCGGCCAGAAATAGTCCGCACTCCAGGCGCCGGAATTTAATAAATGGCTGTAGGCCCGGGTGTACGTGATTTCCATTTCATCACAGGCCCCGGTGAACGGGTTCCGTGTGGGATCATCTGCAGCATTGGCCATCGTGGGAATATTGCTGTAGGCCCCTGCCAGCCACCGCTCTGCATAAGACCTTCTTGTAAAAACCGAATCAAGAGTAATATCTTCTTCCGGCGATTTATCAAGAAAATTTTTCTTACAACCAAAGTTGCCGGCGAGGAGCATCGTTGTAAAAAAAGAAAGTATGATTATTTTAATTTTCATAGCTGTAAAATTTAGAATGTAAGTTGCAGCCCCAAATTGACGCTTCTTTGCAAAGGATAAGTGGGGGTACCATAATTCGCTTCAGGGTCAGCCACTTTGATATGATCCCATGTGAACAGGTTCATACCATTTACAAAAGCGCGGATCCCGCTAAGGCCGTACCTTTCAATTGCGCGGATCTTAAAGCTATACGCCACCTCTGCACTTTTCAGCCGTACATATGCCGCATTTTTCAGGTACAGGGTATTGGTCCGGTTGTTATTGATGTTATTCTCCCAGGATGCAGCAGGATATCTGGCATTGGAATTATCGGCACCCGGTATCCAGCGGTTGTCATAATATTCGCGCATCAGGTTATAGGTACCTACCCCGAAATGAAAGGGATACATGGAGGCTTCATCCAGGAAAGTGCTTGCCATGGCAACCCCCTGGAAAAACAGGCTCAGTTCAAATCCCTTGTATCCCACCGTTCCTCCCACTCCATATACCAGTTGCGGCGTGCGGGGATAACCAATGGGTACACGGTCAAAATCATCAATGACCCCATCCCCGTTCGTATCCTGGTATTTGATATCCCCCGGTCTTACCTGCTCCATATATTTTTGCAGGGGACTGTTATCAATATCTGCCTGATCTTTAAAGAACCCGATAGCCACCAGCCCCATCGGCTGGTCGATCGGCAATCCTACATAAGACTGGTAAGAATACCTTGCCGGCGGATCATCGTTCTTTTCAACAAAACTCCGGGCGTATGTGATCGTTCCCCGCAGGTTATAAAAAAAGCTGCTTTGGTAATTCTTCTTCCATTCCACCACACCGTCGATACCATAATTCTTCGCTTCACCCAGGTTGCCGTAAGGAATGGTCCACGGAAAAAAGCCGGTAACCCTTGGGATCACATTCCGTTGTATCAATATGCCCTTACGGTATTCCCGGAACCCGTCCAGCTGCAGGGTCAGTTGACCATTGAGCAGTTCCAGGTCGATACCTAAATTTGATTTGGTGGCCACCTCCCAGGTAACATCTGCAAGTCCGATGTCGGATTCCTCGATGCCCGGCAGCCAGGCCTGGTTTTCCCCGAACCAGGTAGACTGGGCAGTGGTGGTATTGATCCGGGTGATGTATAAGAACCGCCGCACATCATCACGTACTTTATCATTCCCTACTTTACCATAGGAACCTCTCAGCTTCAAACTGCTGATGAAGCCGGAGTTCCAGAATTTTTCATTGCTGACCACCCAGCCGGCAGACACCGAAGGAAAGAAGCCAAACCGCTTTCCGGGCGGGAACTGCTCTGAACCATTGTATCCCGCATTAAACTCCAGCAGGTACCGGGTATCATATGCATAGGTCAGCCTTGTGGCAAGGCCCTGCCGGCGGCGGGGCAGGTTGTTGACAGAAGAATTGGCGACCAGCCATACTTCTTCTCTCCTGTTGCCCAGTAATAAGCCGGTAACGGTATGCGCACCAAAACTCCGGTTGTAGTTCAGGGACAACTCCTGGTAAAAGTTCCGGTTGGCCGCATTATTGGTTCCAAAACCCATGGGTTGTTCCTCGCGGATGGTTTTATAGATACCTGCCCCATCGGCATCATAACCGGTGAGTTCTTTTATACCAAAGGTCTTCCGGCGGTCGACAAAATTATGGTATAAATGATCGTATGAAAATAACGCGCGCAGATTCAGTCCTTTTGTAACCAGGGATGACAGGTCCCATTTTGCCACCACAGTACCCTGTACGGTATTCCGTTCCTGTGTACTGTATCCCGATCTTGTCAGCAACGCCCAGGGATTATTCTGCAGATAGGAGGTACTGCGTCCGGCAACAGAACCATCCGGGTTTGTAACAGGATAATTAATAGGCGAAGTTATTTTTATGGCAGAAAAAATGTCGGGAGCGCCGGTACCCGGATAGTTCCCTTTCTGAAAGATGCCGCCGATACCCATTTGGATATTGATGGATTTCGAAACATTTATATCCACATTCGATTTAAAATCATAGCGTTTCATCTGCGCATTGGTGGGGTACGGATTGGAAGGATCTTCCTTATAGATACCGTTCAGGATACTATAGCCCAGGTTCACATAATATTTTGCAACATCACCGCCGCCCGTTATGCCCAGGTTGTTGATGGTTTGTGTGGTTTTCTTTTTCAGGGCCACATCGGTCCAGTTTACATCAGGATACAGGTACGGATCAGATCCGTCTTTGAATTTCTGCAGCTGGTCCTCCGTATAGGCCGGCGCCCTTCCCGAACGTACTGACGCCTCGTTGATCAGTGATGCATACTCCCATCCGTTGATATAATCAGGCAGCCGGAGTGCGGTCAGCACAGCATTCTCCGTCCGGAACACCACTTTGGGTTTTCCCTGGACGCCTCTCTTGGTCGTGATCAGGATCACCCCGTTGGCGCCCTGCACGCCATAAACGGCGGTAGCGGATGCATCCTTTAGCATCGTAATGCTCTCCACCTCCTGAACATTCACCAGGTTGATATCCCGTTCCACTCCATCTACCAGGATCAACGGGTTCCGGTTGTTCCAGGTACCGAAGCCCCGGATAAAGATCTGGGCACCATCGTAACCCGGCTCCCCCGAACTTTGGCGGGTAATGATCCCCGGCATACTTCCGGCCAGCGCATTGGAAAGGGATGGTGTGGCAATGCGTTGCACGTTGGATACGGACACACTGGAAACCGCTCCTGTTACGGTCACTTTTTTTTGGGTTCCGTACCCCACTACCACCACTTCGTTCATCTTTTGCTCTTCCAGGTCCGGCTGCATTTTTATAGCAATGGACCGTTGTATACCCGGCAGCAACTCTTGTGTGACATAGCCCTGGTAGGTAATGACCAGCGAATCACCCGGCCGCACTTCCAGCATAAACGCCCCAGCCACATCGGTGATCGTTCCGCGGCTGGTATGGGGCACCGAAACCGAAGCACCCGGCAGCGGATTGTCTTTTTCATTAACTACGGTTCCTCTAAGTACCCAGGACTCAGGAGGAACAGTATCCTGCCAGAGCGGGATACCGGCCGTTACTGCCGTCTTACGCTCCCCGGCAGCATACAAAGCAGCAGCCATTAGCTGGAATAGGCCCCATAACAGCAGGTACCGGACAAATATTCCGGGCCGTCTGGACAGGCATCCAAAAAAATCAGACTTCATAAGCATCATTTTTAATCGTTAACAGAATTCTCATACGAATACGAGCATGTTTTATTTTAGTTTAATCGTTTAAGCAACCGGACCAAAAAAACCGCCACATTTCATGCGTGTGCATGGCAAACACCGCAGCTGTTACACTTTATATGCTTTCTTTTGGGGCAATGCCCTTTTATGGCTGTTTTCAACTTCCCTGTCAGGCAATCACACAGCAGCTCCAACAAACGTTATCATTCCAAAAGGGCTGGTGCCCTTGTTTCATTATTGTTTCCCGGTATATTTCATCTGGTTTTTTCATGCCGGTTGATCCCGGCTTTTCTTTTCCAACAACAGCCTGCCCGCCTACAACAAATCACCACTGCACCTGTATTCAGGAACAATTCTGCAGTATCATCCGATCGGTAAAGACCTTTAAAACATCCTTACTTTTCCAACACAAGGCAGCCACTCCTGTATCCCGGTCCTATCCGGTCCATAATAGTGACCGCTCCTGTTTTTGTCGATTCTACCCGCCTGCGGCCAGACGTCCTTTTTACCCTTTTTCAGCCGTTCTGCCCGGTCAGGCTTTTACCTTATATCCGTTCACTGCATAATAAAGAATGAACAGGAACAAGGGAATGGGAACAAAGAAACCGGTAGCCATCCCATAGGTATCCGCAATGAGTCCCATCAACGGCGGAAATACGGCACCGCCCGCCACAGCCATCACCAGGAAGGAAGCTCCCTGTTTCGTTTTAACACCGAGTCCTTTAATAGCCAATGCGAATATCGTGGGGAACATGATCGACATAAAAAAGAATACGCCATAAAGCGCTATCAGCGAAGCCCATCCCATCTCAGAGGCCACTACCGGCAGCAACACACAAACCGCGAGCGCATAAAGTGCCAGCATTCGTGTGGGTTTGAAGTACTTCATCAACGCACTGCCGGAGATACGCCCGATCATAAACAACAGGAACCCGAGCGATAAAAAATATGGACCATACTTTACATCAAAACGGGGATGCATATC includes:
- a CDS encoding DUF1735 domain-containing protein; translation: MKKNIYSYIILALALFSCSKEPPVNVDVPDPGQYANVYMPRAVVNNPYTTGLPLADTTYAFSYNAYLGGISPAASDLAIQFEVKPALVDSFNERYNTDYAPLPGGSYQFEQHAVIPRGQRSTATLSLHIRTSDVEPFRSYMLPLGVTAAGGQPISNINGTTYYIFTRSYVAAIEPRQKVLSLGPVLDWANKDRIILARGRQNTLVARHKNNDLNLYSPKADGSFDPVPKVIGVDWNASESWYYINETDIVVRNYPYWAGLFYFKWEPDLTMHQASPVWEEWWLGDFWDKYATIIPFKNYFLLVEKSSGNLLRQPLLSRVDAPKTTVGADFGNYRQVMAWQGYLLALGFDGNLWLYKMSEEAVPGDRILVGTGWNMYERLTVIDKDILALDANGDLYRYKFDPARYIE
- a CDS encoding RagB/SusD family nutrient uptake outer membrane protein, translated to MKIKIIILSFFTTMLLAGNFGCKKNFLDKSPEEDITLDSVFTRRSYAERWLAGAYSNIPTMANAADDPTRNPFTGACDEMEITYTRAYSHLLNSGAWSADYFWPDIWGYMYEGIRKTNIFIDNVDRVPMDATEKKTWKAEAILLRAMYHFFLARIHGPIPIADHTYKLDDDFYQIHRSPIDSVIGFIAADCDRAAADLPMKVSLDKIGRVTRATALALKAQALLYMASPLWNGNPDYANVANRDGLKLFPGYDAQRWRAAANAAKQCIDECEAAGYRLYRSSDNDPVKNYQQLFLVRNNEEVLYARLLGFNSHFERCSNPLGYGGFSIFCPLQELVDAYEMDNGMAPIIGYNTDGSPVINTSSGYVETGYATDTKDSSRWRPGIRKMYTNREPRFYASINFSGAEWKGRKIELWNSGKDGKGSAGSDYCISGYLQKKCVDPNSDIIQNRFSLNTFIYYRLGEQYLNYAEALNEAEGPVADVYKYVDAIRNRAGLPGLPAGLSRDGMREKIRHERRIEMAFEAHRYFDTHRWKIAQNLDNKEIHGMNIAAGTGLQDDAFYKRTVIEKRVFVAPKHYLWPIQQAEINKNPNLVQNQSW
- a CDS encoding SusC/RagA family TonB-linked outer membrane protein codes for the protein MKSDFFGCLSRRPGIFVRYLLLWGLFQLMAAALYAAGERKTAVTAGIPLWQDTVPPESWVLRGTVVNEKDNPLPGASVSVPHTSRGTITDVAGAFMLEVRPGDSLVITYQGYVTQELLPGIQRSIAIKMQPDLEEQKMNEVVVVGYGTQKKVTVTGAVSSVSVSNVQRIATPSLSNALAGSMPGIITRQSSGEPGYDGAQIFIRGFGTWNNRNPLILVDGVERDINLVNVQEVESITMLKDASATAVYGVQGANGVILITTKRGVQGKPKVVFRTENAVLTALRLPDYINGWEYASLINEASVRSGRAPAYTEDQLQKFKDGSDPYLYPDVNWTDVALKKKTTQTINNLGITGGGDVAKYYVNLGYSILNGIYKEDPSNPYPTNAQMKRYDFKSNVDINVSKSINIQMGIGGIFQKGNYPGTGAPDIFSAIKITSPINYPVTNPDGSVAGRSTSYLQNNPWALLTRSGYSTQERNTVQGTVVAKWDLSSLVTKGLNLRALFSYDHLYHNFVDRRKTFGIKELTGYDADGAGIYKTIREEQPMGFGTNNAANRNFYQELSLNYNRSFGAHTVTGLLLGNRREEVWLVANSSVNNLPRRRQGLATRLTYAYDTRYLLEFNAGYNGSEQFPPGKRFGFFPSVSAGWVVSNEKFWNSGFISSLKLRGSYGKVGNDKVRDDVRRFLYITRINTTTAQSTWFGENQAWLPGIEESDIGLADVTWEVATKSNLGIDLELLNGQLTLQLDGFREYRKGILIQRNVIPRVTGFFPWTIPYGNLGEAKNYGIDGVVEWKKNYQSSFFYNLRGTITYARSFVEKNDDPPARYSYQSYVGLPIDQPMGLVAIGFFKDQADIDNSPLQKYMEQVRPGDIKYQDTNGDGVIDDFDRVPIGYPRTPQLVYGVGGTVGYKGFELSLFFQGVAMASTFLDEASMYPFHFGVGTYNLMREYYDNRWIPGADNSNARYPAASWENNINNNRTNTLYLKNAAYVRLKSAEVAYSFKIRAIERYGLSGIRAFVNGMNLFTWDHIKVADPEANYGTPTYPLQRSVNLGLQLTF